A portion of the Etheostoma cragini isolate CJK2018 chromosome 13, CSU_Ecrag_1.0, whole genome shotgun sequence genome contains these proteins:
- the LOC117955299 gene encoding transmembrane protein 47-like, producing the protein MSVNEMYVFRPFKLIALLCVFLALCLDVVALLSPAWVTAEHFSLSLWESCSQSEARHQTEEAQWSCFSTLTSDWQIATLVLLVAGAVATLLAFLVALMSLCRGTQRRHYRTVAVLLLTAVVLQACALVLYPIKFIDGTVLQTYHEFNWGYGLGWGATIFMLGGGILFCLRTDVYEDAMY; encoded by the exons ATGTCTGTGAACGAGATGTATGTGTTCCGGCCCTTCAAGCTGATCGCTCTGCTGTGCGTCTTCCTGGCGCTGTGTTTGGACGTGGTGGCTCTGCTGAGCCCAGCTTGGGTCACCGCGGAGcatttctccctgtctctgtgggAGTCCTGCTCCCAGTCCGAGGCACGGCATCAGACAGAGGAGGCTCAGTGGAGCTGCTTCTCCACCCTCACATCTG ACTGGCAGATTGCCACCCTGGTGCTGCTGGTTGCCGGCGCCGTGGCGACGCTCTTGGCCTTTCTGGTGGCCCTGATGTCCCTCTGCCGGGGGACACAGAGACGGCACTACCGCACTGTGGCTGTGCTCCTCTTGACTGCAG TGGTTCTGCAGGCCTGTGCTCTGGTCCTCTACCCGATCAAGTTCATCGACGGTACGGTCCTTCAGACCTATCATGAGTTCAACTGGGGCTACGGGCTCGGCTGGGGAGCCACCATCTTCATGTTGGGCGGAGGGATCCTATTCTGCCTGCGGACGGACGTATACGAGGATGCAATGTACTGA